In the genome of Lysobacter sp. BMK333-48F3, the window GGGGCGTGCTATCGCAAGCGAAGCAAGGCGCGTGCCAGCGCCGTGCGATGGTGCTGGCCGGCCGGAACGGAAAACGTCCGCAGGAGACGCGCGCCGCGCCTGCGGGGTGCGACTCGGGCCCATCGGCCGGGCACCGCCGCCGGTCGCATGGGCGGCGAAGAACGCGTCATCGCCCGGAACGCCGGCGTTAAGCCGGACCCACCGGTGGTGCCCGCCGAGGCCGGCGATCGGGCATTTTCACCGTCGGCTCTCGGTCGCCGGCTTTGCGATCTGCGGAAATATTTTCGCGACAAGCACAATTTTCGCCGCGATTCCGGCGGCTCGCGGCGGCGCGCTGGGCGCGCTCAGCGGGCCTGACTGGGGCGATGGAACAGGCTGAAGACGCCGAGCGCGACGATCGCGCCGATCAGGCACAACGCCAGTCCGGCCACGCTGAGGTCGCCGCGGTCGAGTTGGCCGATGCCCAACAGCCGTCCGGCGCAGCCCCCGGCGATCGCGCCCGCGACCCCGACGGCGATGTGCTGAGCGGCGTTCTGCGGTGCCGCGCTGCGCATGACCAGACTGGCGACCCAACCGATCAGGGCGCCTACCGCGAGCCAAACGAGGATGCCGATCATTCCGCGTCTCCTCTCGATGCCGGCGAAATCGGCCGCCGGAAGGCCGTATGTCGCGATGCCACAGTGGACATGCCGCTGTCACGGGCGCGTCCTTTTTGCGCCGTTGCGGCGCGCGATCGAACAATCTGCGGATGGCCGCACATTCGCTGTGTGCGAAGGCTCCTGTCCGGCCGCTCCGCCGCGCCGCGATGGGGCTGGCTTGGGGCTTGCGCCAGGACGCTTGCCCGCTCCATCGCTGGTACGAACGGGAAAACGGCGCCAAGGCGGGCAGGGCGGAACGTTTTTCGGTCGTTTTTCGCCCCGGACCTTCGTTACAGCGGCCGCAAAGGCAGCAATTCCAGCCTGAAGCTCCGGGCATCGACGCGCAGATTCTGCCGGCCCGCGCAACAGTTCCTGCATACCCGTGGCGCGCCGCCGGCGCGCGCGCGACGAAGGCGCACTCGCGGACTTGGCACGCGACTTGCGGCATTCCCAGCGTTTCCCGCGTTGCGGCGCCGTCGCGCGCCGATCCGCCAGCGGCCGGTCCGCCCGGGCGCCCGCCGGGATCCCATTCCCCTGCTTATTGCGCCTTCCGGAGCGAGCATGAACGAATCCAGCGCCATCAAACCGCAGCCGCCGCAATCGCAGGACGAGCGGCCGGGACAGCAGACCCAGATGGTTCCGCAGCCGGAGACGATACGCGACAGCTACCGCGGTTCGCAGCGGCTGCTAGACAAGGTGGCGATCATCACCGGCGGCGACAGCGGCATCGGCCGCGCAGTCGCGGTGCACTTCGCACGCGAAGGCGCCGACGTGACCATCGCCTATCTGAACGAGGAACACGACGCCAAGGAAACCGAGCGGCTGGTGCGCAAGGAGGGCCGGCAATGCCTGCGCATCGCTGGCGACGTCGGCGACCCGGAGCACTGCCGCGAGATCGTGCGCCGCACCGTCGAGGCCTACGGCCGCATCGACGTGCTGGTCAACAACGCCGCCGAGCAACACAAGGTCGAAGAGCCCGAGCAACTGACCCCGGCGCAGATCGAGCGGACCTTCCGTACCAACGTGTTCGCGTACTTCTTCATGGCGACCGCGGCGCTGCCGCACCTGCCGCGCGGCGCCAGCATCGTCAACACCGGCTCGGTCACCGGCGTGCGCGGCCACGAGCAGTTGATCGATTACGCCGCGACCAAGGGCGCGATCCACGCGCTGACCTTTTCGCTGGCCCAGGCCGTGGCCGAGCGCGGGGTGCGGGTGAATGCGGTCGCGCCGGGCCCGGTGTGGACGCCGCTGATCCCGGCCAGCTTCGACGCGCAGGAAGTGGCGAAGTTCGGCGCCAACACCTTGCTCAAGCGTCCCGGCCAGCCGTCCGAGATCGCCCCGGCCTACGTGTTCCTGGCCTGCGAGGAAGCCTCCTTCATTACCGGCCAGACCATCCACATCAACGGCGGAGGACACATCAGTGCGTAAGCAGCAGCGCGAGACCAGCGATCCCGTGGGAACCGGCGAGCTGAAGGCCGTGGCCGAAGAGGCGTTGCGGCTGGGCACGCGGGCCCTGGAAAAGGGCCGCGAGTGGTTCCACGAGATGACCGACAACTTCACCGACAGGAGCGACGACATGAGACACCAAGGCGAGCGCAATCGCGGCGAACGCGGCCGCGACCCATACGGGCGCGAGGCGCAGCACCAAGGGCCTGAGATGGGCCATCGCTCGCGCCAGTCCGCCTCGCGCGGCGACTACGAAGACGGCGACGAGTACGCCGCCGGCCCGAGCACCGGCTCGTCCGGGCGCGACTGGGACGAGTTGAGCACCCGCGGCGCCGACCGCTACGGCCATGAGCGCGGCGGCGGCTACAAGTCCGATCACGGCCGACCCGAGCGCGGCCGCGAGTACGGCCATGCCAGCGGTCCCGACTACGGCCGCCAGGAGCCCTCGCGCCAGGCCTACGGGCAGAACTACGGCCAGGATTACGGTCAGGATTACGGTCAGGACTACGGCCGCGGCTGGCGCGACGACCGCGGCCAGGACCAGGCCCGTTCCGGTCGTTCGCACCCAGGCGAACGCAGCCTGTACGGCGCCCACGGCCCCGACGTCGAACGCGACTATTACGACAGCGGCTGGCGCGCCAGCGGCTTCGACGAACGCAGCCAGACCGTGGGCTGGGAAGACGACCGCGGCGACGCCCCCGGCACCTCGCGCGGCTCGCGCTTCGGCGGCAGCAGCGGCGGCTACTCGCGCTTCGGGCCCGGCTACGGCGGCGAAAGCGCCGGCCGCGGCGGCCGCGAAGGCCTGTACGACCACAGCGAACGCCGCCCGCAGCAAACCCGCGGCGGCGGCGAAGACCGCGGCTATAGCGAACGCGGCTACGGTCAAGGCTACGGCCGCTCCTCCGGCTACGCCGACCGCAGCGGCTTCTCGTCCTCGGCCTACGGCACCGGCTTCGAAGCCAACGCCGGCGCCTACCGCGAACAGGGCCTGGCCAGCCAACGCGGCCGCGGCCCCAGCCGCTACACCCGCTCCGACGAGCGCATCACCGAAGACCTCAACGAACGCCTGACCGAAGACGACCTGCTCGACGCCAGCGACATCGACGTACGCTGCGAAGGCGGCCGCATCGTGCTCGAAGGCGAAGTCGACCAACGCTGGATGAAACACCGCGCCGAAGACATCGCCGACGCCTGCAGCGGGGTCAAGGATGTCGACAACCGCATTCGCGTCCGCGGCGGCGACCGCTCGGGTTCCGGCTATGGCGGCCGGCAGAACGAAGCCGGTGGCGGCCAGCAGGCGGGGCAAGGGCAGGGCAGCCAGGGCAGCCAGACACAAGGGCAGGCGACCCAACGCCCTGCCAGCGCCGGCCAGCCGCGCACCGGCACCTTGCCGGGAACCTCGGCGCCGCCGCCGAGCGGCGCCGGCACCACCAGCGCTGGTACGACCGGGAGCGGGACTACGGGCAATCAGGGCGGAGGGGCGCAGACCCACTGATCGCAATCAAACCGCGGCGGAATGACTCCGCCGCGGTTTGAGTCGTACAGAAGATTTCTAATTCTGGCCGTAGGTTCGAATGCTTCATGGTCTATCAAACTAGATAAACGGAATGCCTGCTGTGCGGATTGATGGACCTGACAAGCGAGATTCTGGGCGGGACGGGCACTTGTGTAGTGCTGTTCGTAGCGCCCGGCAGAATCAAATCTCAATGACGCAGCAGTTGCAGCAGCAACACGTCTCAGTAGGTTTTCTCATGATTGAGTCGTCGCCTGTGGGGGCGATCTTCAGCTCAAAAAGGCGGGCAGGTCGATAAAGTTCGCGACTCTAAGTGCTTGCTGCGACTGCCAAATTTGCGTAGCTTTTAATCTTTTAGTTGTGGACTCGAATCCGCTCTTGTCTG includes:
- a CDS encoding GlsB/YeaQ/YmgE family stress response membrane protein — its product is MIGILVWLAVGALIGWVASLVMRSAAPQNAAQHIAVGVAGAIAGGCAGRLLGIGQLDRGDLSVAGLALCLIGAIVALGVFSLFHRPSQAR
- a CDS encoding SDR family oxidoreductase, whose protein sequence is MNESSAIKPQPPQSQDERPGQQTQMVPQPETIRDSYRGSQRLLDKVAIITGGDSGIGRAVAVHFAREGADVTIAYLNEEHDAKETERLVRKEGRQCLRIAGDVGDPEHCREIVRRTVEAYGRIDVLVNNAAEQHKVEEPEQLTPAQIERTFRTNVFAYFFMATAALPHLPRGASIVNTGSVTGVRGHEQLIDYAATKGAIHALTFSLAQAVAERGVRVNAVAPGPVWTPLIPASFDAQEVAKFGANTLLKRPGQPSEIAPAYVFLACEEASFITGQTIHINGGGHISA
- a CDS encoding BON domain-containing protein; this encodes MRKQQRETSDPVGTGELKAVAEEALRLGTRALEKGREWFHEMTDNFTDRSDDMRHQGERNRGERGRDPYGREAQHQGPEMGHRSRQSASRGDYEDGDEYAAGPSTGSSGRDWDELSTRGADRYGHERGGGYKSDHGRPERGREYGHASGPDYGRQEPSRQAYGQNYGQDYGQDYGQDYGRGWRDDRGQDQARSGRSHPGERSLYGAHGPDVERDYYDSGWRASGFDERSQTVGWEDDRGDAPGTSRGSRFGGSSGGYSRFGPGYGGESAGRGGREGLYDHSERRPQQTRGGGEDRGYSERGYGQGYGRSSGYADRSGFSSSAYGTGFEANAGAYREQGLASQRGRGPSRYTRSDERITEDLNERLTEDDLLDASDIDVRCEGGRIVLEGEVDQRWMKHRAEDIADACSGVKDVDNRIRVRGGDRSGSGYGGRQNEAGGGQQAGQGQGSQGSQTQGQATQRPASAGQPRTGTLPGTSAPPPSGAGTTSAGTTGSGTTGNQGGGAQTH